A stretch of the Myripristis murdjan chromosome 24, fMyrMur1.1, whole genome shotgun sequence genome encodes the following:
- the LOC115356545 gene encoding proteoglycan 4-like, whose translation MGLHGAEQLSNQRAAQLLQPPPDPQTPGPPDHQTLRPPDPQTLRSSDPQTLRPPDPQTLRPSDPRTPGPPDPQTPGPPDHQTLRPPDPQTLRSSDPQTLRPSDPQTLRPSDPQTLRPSDPQTLRPSDPQTIRPPDA comes from the exons ATGGGTCTCCATGGAGCCGAGCAGCTgtccaatcagagagcagctcagctgctgcagcc acccccAGACCCCCAGACCCCCGGACCCCCAGACCatcagaccctcagacccccAGACCCCCAGACCCTCAGATCCTCAGACCCCCAGACCCTCAGACCCccagaccctcagaccctcagaccctcagATCCCCGGACCCCCGGACCCCCAGACCCTCAGACCCCCGGACCCCCAGACCatcagaccctcagacccccAGACCCCCAGACCCTCAGATCCTCAGACCCccagaccctcagaccctcagacccccagaccctcagaccctcagacccccAGACCCTCAGACCatcagaccctcagaccctcagaccctcagacccccAGACGATCAGACCCCCAGACGCCTAG